Proteins encoded within one genomic window of Oscillospiraceae bacterium:
- a CDS encoding zinc-binding alcohol dehydrogenase: MKVMVYEGPRTVSLAEVPDFPLQKNQVRTKTLYTGLSHGTEMNVYRGVAPFFKNKMDPETKLFVPAEQDAWTYPIRSCDPGVWYMGYANVGEVIEIGADVKEFALGDIVFSNSPHQSQVVLNAEDAVKLPEGLKPEQGVFFANLITSYNAILDSEIKLGDKIAVSGLGVLGQMASQMVKMSGALEVYGIDLFEKRREAALANGVDKVFDPTAGDVAMQIRKLTNKKGPDSVIESSGSVKGLHNAIRVAAPDTTITALSWYQGACSDLNLAEEFHHNRVAIRCSQMVWINPKIRHMWDTERRKQTCVELIQKLKLGNLITDIIPYDKVASAYELVDKHPADIIQVVLKY; encoded by the coding sequence ATGAAAGTTATGGTTTACGAGGGCCCCAGAACCGTTTCACTGGCCGAAGTGCCTGATTTTCCGCTTCAAAAAAACCAAGTCCGGACAAAAACACTTTACACCGGCCTCAGCCACGGCACCGAAATGAACGTCTACCGCGGCGTCGCCCCATTTTTTAAAAACAAGATGGATCCCGAGACCAAGCTGTTCGTCCCGGCAGAACAGGACGCCTGGACCTATCCGATCCGCAGCTGCGATCCGGGCGTATGGTATATGGGTTACGCCAACGTCGGCGAGGTCATTGAAATCGGCGCGGACGTCAAGGAGTTTGCGCTCGGCGACATCGTCTTCTCGAACTCTCCGCATCAATCGCAGGTCGTTTTGAATGCCGAAGATGCGGTCAAACTGCCCGAGGGTCTGAAGCCCGAACAAGGCGTTTTCTTCGCCAACCTTATCACCTCTTACAACGCGATTCTCGATTCCGAGATCAAACTCGGCGATAAAATCGCGGTCTCCGGCCTCGGCGTTTTGGGGCAAATGGCCTCGCAGATGGTCAAGATGTCCGGCGCGCTCGAGGTCTACGGCATCGATTTATTCGAAAAACGCCGCGAAGCCGCACTGGCAAACGGCGTAGACAAAGTGTTCGATCCGACGGCGGGCGACGTCGCGATGCAGATCAGAAAGCTCACAAACAAAAAAGGACCTGATTCGGTCATCGAGAGTTCGGGCAGCGTCAAAGGGCTGCACAACGCGATTCGGGTCGCCGCGCCCGACACCACGATCACCGCACTGAGCTGGTATCAGGGCGCCTGTTCCGATCTCAACCTCGCGGAGGAATTCCACCACAACCGCGTGGCGATCCGCTGCTCCCAGATGGTTTGGATCAATCCGAAAATCCGCCATATGTGGGACACCGAGCGCAGAAAACAAACCTGTGTCGAGTTGATTCAAAAATTGAAACTCGGCAATCTGATCACCGACATCATCCCCTACGACAAAGTCGCATCGGCCTATGAACTCGTCGACAAACACCCTGCCGACATCATTCAGGTCGTGCTGAAATATTAA
- a CDS encoding glycerate kinase — protein sequence MKFVVAIDSFKSTMTSKTACETAASGIKTIFPDSKVVMVPAADGGEGTVRAFFAVLGGEIVKKAVTGPEFQPVEAEYVILPNGTAVVEMAAASGLPLVTVKNPEKTTTYGTGELIADAIRHGCKNIILGLGGSATNDGAVGALSALGVRFLKSDGNPIDPTGGGLAELVEIDASTINTTAKNCRFTIACDVENTLCGPEGASAVYGPQKGATPEMVRRLDGNLKKFADIIREKNEKDILTLKGGGAAGGFAAGFSAFFDAELKSGIKLLLETVHFDEIIKDADYIFTGEGRVDSQSAYGKVISGIGAYAQKAGVPVIAVAGNVSPDYEAVLRHGVTAVFSINHLAVPFETAKLTSQKDLQDTVANICRLIQAAKK from the coding sequence ATGAAATTCGTCGTTGCGATCGATTCTTTCAAGTCCACGATGACCAGCAAAACCGCCTGTGAGACGGCTGCTTCGGGGATCAAAACGATTTTCCCGGACAGCAAAGTCGTGATGGTTCCGGCTGCGGACGGCGGCGAAGGCACCGTGCGGGCGTTTTTTGCGGTACTCGGCGGTGAAATCGTGAAAAAGGCGGTCACCGGACCCGAATTTCAGCCGGTTGAAGCCGAGTATGTAATTTTGCCAAACGGGACGGCGGTGGTCGAGATGGCCGCCGCTTCCGGTCTGCCGCTTGTGACGGTGAAAAACCCCGAAAAGACGACAACGTACGGCACCGGTGAATTGATCGCCGACGCGATCAGGCACGGATGCAAAAATATCATTTTGGGACTCGGCGGCAGCGCGACCAACGACGGCGCCGTCGGGGCATTGTCGGCACTCGGCGTCAGATTTCTGAAATCCGACGGAAACCCGATCGACCCGACCGGCGGCGGGCTGGCCGAATTGGTTGAAATCGACGCAAGCACGATAAATACAACGGCGAAAAATTGCCGGTTCACCATCGCCTGCGACGTCGAAAACACGCTGTGCGGACCGGAAGGCGCGTCGGCTGTCTATGGGCCGCAAAAAGGCGCGACGCCCGAAATGGTCAGACGCCTTGATGGCAACTTGAAAAAATTTGCGGATATCATCCGAGAAAAAAACGAAAAGGATATTTTGACGCTGAAAGGCGGCGGTGCCGCGGGCGGATTCGCCGCAGGTTTTTCCGCCTTTTTCGATGCGGAACTGAAATCGGGCATCAAACTGCTGCTCGAAACCGTGCATTTCGATGAAATCATCAAAGACGCCGACTATATCTTTACGGGCGAGGGCAGGGTGGACAGCCAAAGCGCTTACGGCAAGGTGATTTCGGGCATCGGAGCGTATGCGCAAAAAGCCGGCGTACCGGTGATTGCGGTCGCAGGTAACGTCTCACCCGATTACGAAGCCGTGCTGCGCCACGGGGTGACTGCCGTTTTCAGCATCAATCATCTGGCAGTGCCGTTTGAAACCGCAAAACTGACTTCGCAAAAGGACTTGCAAGACACGGTGGCGAATATCTGCCGATTGATTCAAGCGGCAAAAAAATAA
- a CDS encoding Gfo/Idh/MocA family oxidoreductase: protein MKIGIIGTGWVSAAHIGSLQKIEGVEISAVAGTSLEKAEKITAKTGGNPYGDYRQMLSKEKLDAVYILTPPHVHGEIELLCAKAVPAVFIEKPVANDLETALTVECAFEEAGTIAASGYLMRYCGSVGYVKNLFANSPDKPALLNARWVCPMPGPMWWRTRAQSGGQFTEQCTHLVDAALYMAGGITEVSAFAATGYMTEVPGYDVDDAFIVNAKFKNGAIGNFSTGCFAQDEIDIGMVISSKTTRCKFSSWDMGLEIDYGKGHKETIMPEPDLFLIQNTAFVNAVKSGDASGLRSTYHTAVETLKVTLAANQSAVIGKPVHL from the coding sequence ATGAAAATCGGTATTATCGGAACCGGTTGGGTCTCCGCTGCGCACATCGGCTCTCTGCAAAAAATCGAGGGCGTTGAAATTTCCGCCGTCGCCGGGACTTCTCTCGAAAAAGCCGAAAAGATCACGGCGAAAACCGGCGGAAATCCTTACGGCGATTACCGTCAAATGCTCTCGAAAGAGAAACTCGACGCGGTCTATATCCTGACACCGCCGCATGTTCACGGTGAAATTGAACTGCTTTGCGCCAAAGCCGTCCCTGCGGTCTTTATCGAAAAGCCCGTCGCAAACGACCTCGAAACCGCACTGACCGTCGAGTGCGCATTTGAAGAGGCCGGAACCATCGCCGCTTCGGGTTATCTGATGCGGTATTGCGGCAGCGTCGGATATGTGAAAAACCTCTTTGCGAATTCCCCGGATAAACCCGCACTTTTAAACGCAAGATGGGTCTGTCCGATGCCGGGTCCGATGTGGTGGCGCACCAGAGCGCAGTCGGGCGGCCAATTCACCGAACAGTGCACCCACCTCGTCGACGCCGCGCTCTATATGGCCGGCGGGATCACCGAGGTCTCGGCGTTTGCCGCCACCGGCTATATGACCGAGGTACCGGGATATGACGTAGACGACGCTTTTATCGTCAATGCAAAATTCAAAAACGGCGCGATCGGCAACTTCTCGACCGGCTGCTTCGCGCAGGATGAGATCGACATCGGCATGGTCATCTCCTCTAAAACCACCCGCTGCAAGTTCAGTTCCTGGGATATGGGTTTGGAAATCGACTACGGCAAAGGGCATAAAGAGACCATTATGCCGGAACCCGATCTTTTCCTGATCCAAAACACCGCTTTTGTCAACGCGGTTAAATCCGGTGACGCAAGCGGACTCCGTTCGACCTATCACACCGCCGTCGAGACCTTGAAAGTCACCCTCGCGGCCAATCAATCGGCTGTAATCGGTAAACCGGTTCATCTTTAA
- a CDS encoding lactate utilization protein yields MTEKKAEFVKRQIENVIVALEKNNMRGFYAKDRNEAREIAASLLSEGDTVGSGGSVTLDECGIIGLLRSGKYNYLDRGVPGLSKEQIREIYIQAFSADVYLCSANAITLDGKLYNVDGNSNRVAALLFGPKSVIVVAGYNKIVPDINAAAKRVKTVAAPCNCMRLNCETFCREKGVCCESDNDELGSGCNSDARICCNYVISAKQRHKDRIKVILVGEELGY; encoded by the coding sequence ATGACTGAGAAAAAAGCGGAGTTCGTCAAACGGCAGATCGAAAACGTCATCGTTGCGCTGGAGAAAAACAATATGCGCGGGTTTTATGCCAAAGACCGCAACGAGGCGCGTGAGATTGCCGCTTCACTGCTCAGCGAGGGCGATACCGTCGGCAGCGGCGGTTCGGTGACGCTTGACGAGTGCGGCATCATCGGCCTGCTGCGCAGCGGAAAATACAACTATCTCGACCGAGGTGTTCCGGGTTTATCAAAGGAACAAATCCGTGAAATTTATATTCAGGCCTTTTCAGCGGACGTGTATCTGTGTTCCGCCAATGCCATCACGTTGGACGGTAAGCTCTATAACGTCGATGGCAATTCCAATCGCGTTGCGGCGCTGTTGTTCGGACCGAAAAGCGTCATCGTGGTCGCCGGATACAACAAAATCGTGCCGGATATCAATGCCGCTGCGAAGCGGGTCAAAACTGTTGCCGCACCCTGTAACTGCATGCGCTTGAACTGCGAGACCTTTTGCCGCGAAAAGGGCGTCTGCTGCGAATCCGATAACGACGAACTCGGCAGCGGCTGCAACAGCGATGCGCGCATTTGCTGTAATTATGTGATCAGCGCCAAACAGCGCCATAAGGATCGGATCAAGGTGATTCTTGTCGGTGAAGAGCTTGGGTATTAA
- a CDS encoding sugar phosphate isomerase/epimerase, with protein sequence MGFGIQLYSLRDVIKDDVAGTLKKVGEMGYTEVEFAGYYGLKPAEMAKLLDDSGLKAVSTHVGPDGVGKDFDMQMEYNLAVGSTNIVLASGGMETADDVKKIAELLSNAAEKGAKSGVKVGYHNHAYEFERMAGSKRFIDLLAEESDPRVTFEFDVYWVKFAGVDPMEYVKKYAGREVLMHMKELGIVNGEKKNVELGDGIIDFKSLITTGKQIGIKHFIVEQEGYTMPVLDSCARSAQGVLKLGLF encoded by the coding sequence ATGGGATTCGGAATTCAACTTTATTCATTGCGCGACGTCATCAAGGATGATGTAGCGGGGACATTGAAAAAAGTCGGCGAGATGGGTTACACCGAGGTCGAGTTTGCGGGATATTACGGGTTGAAACCAGCCGAGATGGCAAAACTGCTCGACGACAGCGGCTTGAAAGCGGTCAGTACGCATGTCGGACCGGACGGCGTGGGTAAAGATTTCGATATGCAAATGGAATATAATCTGGCCGTCGGCAGCACGAATATTGTGTTGGCCAGCGGCGGCATGGAGACGGCCGACGACGTGAAAAAAATCGCCGAACTGCTCTCGAACGCGGCTGAAAAAGGCGCCAAGAGCGGCGTAAAAGTCGGCTATCACAACCACGCCTATGAATTCGAACGCATGGCGGGCAGCAAGCGTTTCATCGACCTGCTGGCGGAAGAATCCGATCCGCGTGTCACGTTTGAATTTGACGTCTACTGGGTGAAATTCGCGGGCGTCGATCCGATGGAGTATGTCAAAAAATATGCCGGCCGCGAAGTGCTGATGCACATGAAGGAACTCGGTATCGTCAACGGCGAAAAGAAAAACGTCGAACTCGGCGATGGCATCATCGATTTCAAATCGCTGATCACAACGGGCAAACAGATCGGGATCAAACACTTTATTGTCGAACAGGAGGGCTACACAATGCCGGTGCTCGACAGCTGCGCGCGTTCCGCACAGGGTGTTTTGAAGCTGGGACTTTTTTAA
- a CDS encoding AraC family transcriptional regulator encodes MRMEYYNAAAVDCDFDLHYCGYEDVVPDFSCGPNVRDCFLIHYIHKGKGFYKTGGKVHRIDQGSAFCIFPRDVVWYYTDSSAPWSFYWFAFNGRLAGKLLERAGISRENPVLALGETHNLPKLMDSLLAEFIDQKSPDDLLLVGHLCFLLAELEKSENAFKPRANEKKTFDYIEKAIGYIHANYHREISVAALAAYVGLERSYFSKLFNANAGDPPQTYILKYRIEKARELLKTTGLSVSEISECTGFSDGFYFSRAFKKLTGFSPAAFRKQ; translated from the coding sequence ATGCGGATGGAATATTATAACGCGGCGGCGGTTGACTGCGATTTCGATCTGCATTATTGCGGCTATGAAGACGTCGTCCCCGATTTTTCCTGCGGTCCGAATGTGCGCGATTGCTTTTTGATTCATTATATTCATAAAGGGAAGGGCTTTTATAAGACCGGCGGAAAAGTCCACCGCATCGATCAAGGGTCGGCGTTCTGCATTTTTCCGCGCGACGTGGTTTGGTATTACACCGACAGTTCCGCCCCATGGTCTTTTTACTGGTTCGCTTTCAACGGGCGTCTGGCGGGAAAACTGCTTGAACGGGCGGGCATATCGCGTGAAAATCCGGTGCTGGCGTTGGGAGAAACCCACAACCTGCCGAAATTGATGGACAGCTTGCTCGCAGAATTTATCGACCAAAAATCGCCGGACGATCTCTTGTTGGTCGGGCATCTTTGCTTTCTGCTGGCGGAACTCGAAAAGTCGGAAAACGCTTTTAAGCCGCGTGCAAATGAAAAAAAGACCTTTGACTACATCGAAAAAGCCATCGGGTACATCCACGCCAATTACCACAGAGAAATTTCGGTTGCGGCGTTGGCGGCTTATGTCGGGCTGGAACGGAGTTATTTTTCGAAACTTTTTAACGCAAACGCGGGGGATCCGCCGCAGACCTATATATTAAAGTACAGAATCGAAAAGGCAAGAGAACTTTTGAAAACCACCGGGCTTTCTGTGAGTGAGATCAGCGAGTGCACGGGTTTTTCCGACGGGTTTTATTTTTCGAGGGCATTTAAAAAGCTCACCGGGTTTTCACCGGCAGCTTTCAGAAAGCAATAA
- a CDS encoding Flp family type IVb pilin → GQGMVEYGLIIALVAVAVIVAITALGDNIKGIFNKAGSELSNAITSSSAT, encoded by the coding sequence ACGGTCAGGGTATGGTCGAATACGGTCTGATCATCGCACTCGTCGCGGTCGCGGTTATCGTGGCCATCACAGCACTCGGCGACAACATCAAAGGCATCTTCAACAAAGCCGGAAGTGAGCTCAGCAACGCCATTACTTCCTCGTCAGCCACCTAA
- a CDS encoding pilus assembly protein TadG-related protein, which yields MFKHLKKFITGERGSSPWVAVFSMTVLLAFTAMAVDLGMAYMQASKLQAALDAGALAGAAYLPNTTEATAAAIECVELNGYTASDISISFSDSDSKISLTSAKEIDTMFLKALGINQWNIAKKAAAAKTNSGGGGGVFGYRIFYGSNNGALSMGGQFTINGSVHGNNNVSIDPGQGVITGMVEAVKNLHINEWTTTVGGTVCPAQFIEMPDFTEVVDNIMPDSYDEYAVAKTYNEPWWRQTWTGSKYITGNVSVSNGVDIYGDVYIDGNLSVSGGGPFIIHGNLYVDGNINFGNNVDISGSVMATKNITFSGGQNQVDSSTSLCIYSKTGNINITMSSMTATGIIYAPNGVINLAGNNLTFYGSIIGDKVSGIPANLIMDEPSEPIDFLPAGEATIKLVE from the coding sequence ATGTTTAAACATTTAAAAAAATTTATAACCGGAGAACGCGGTTCTTCTCCTTGGGTCGCAGTATTTTCAATGACCGTCCTGCTGGCTTTCACTGCGATGGCAGTAGATCTGGGAATGGCGTATATGCAGGCGTCCAAACTTCAGGCGGCACTCGATGCCGGAGCGCTTGCGGGAGCTGCATACCTTCCCAATACTACGGAAGCAACCGCAGCCGCCATCGAATGTGTGGAACTCAACGGTTATACCGCATCCGATATCAGTATCAGTTTTTCCGACTCCGATTCAAAAATTTCCTTGACATCCGCCAAAGAAATCGATACGATGTTTTTGAAAGCACTCGGTATCAACCAGTGGAACATCGCGAAAAAGGCGGCCGCAGCAAAAACTAACAGCGGTGGCGGAGGCGGCGTTTTTGGTTACCGGATTTTTTACGGGAGCAACAATGGAGCATTAAGTATGGGAGGACAGTTTACCATCAATGGCAGTGTTCACGGTAACAACAATGTCTCCATTGACCCGGGACAGGGCGTTATCACGGGAATGGTTGAAGCAGTCAAGAACCTGCACATCAATGAATGGACCACTACGGTGGGCGGCACCGTTTGTCCCGCACAATTTATTGAAATGCCCGATTTTACGGAAGTCGTCGACAACATCATGCCCGACAGCTATGACGAATATGCCGTCGCCAAAACCTATAATGAACCATGGTGGAGGCAGACTTGGACCGGCAGCAAATATATCACCGGAAATGTCAGTGTCAGCAACGGCGTCGATATCTACGGGGACGTCTACATCGACGGCAATCTATCAGTCAGCGGTGGCGGACCTTTCATCATTCATGGTAATTTATATGTCGATGGAAATATCAATTTCGGAAATAACGTCGATATCAGCGGAAGTGTAATGGCTACGAAAAACATTACCTTTTCCGGCGGTCAGAATCAAGTTGATTCCAGCACCTCTCTTTGTATCTATTCGAAAACCGGCAATATCAATATCACCATGAGTAGCATGACGGCCACAGGAATCATCTATGCGCCAAACGGCGTGATTAATTTGGCCGGTAATAACCTAACCTTCTACGGCAGCATTATTGGCGACAAAGTCAGCGGCATTCCCGCCAATCTGATTATGGATGAGCCCTCAGAACCGATCGACTTTCTACCCGCTGGAGAGGCCACAATCAAACTTGTTGAATGA
- a CDS encoding biotin--[acetyl-CoA-carboxylase] ligase, whose amino-acid sequence MDIKIKIVEMEEVSSTNDELKKMAAAGEPEGCVLIAKRQTAGRGRSGRNFYSPDGGLYMSILLRPKTRGFDATTATAAAAVAVAKSIGKRAGIKWVNDVLIDEKKVCGILTEAVFGAGTKPEYVIVGIGINCYEPAGGFPDEIKNIAGAVFQEEEGDPERLRQTVLNTFFELYSGGKTKIGREYRERCVTLGKRIEVQRGEEIVSGTAVAIGDDFKLLLRTDAGKVVWMCSGEIRA is encoded by the coding sequence ATGGATATTAAGATCAAAATCGTCGAAATGGAAGAAGTGAGTTCGACCAATGACGAATTGAAAAAAATGGCGGCTGCCGGTGAACCGGAGGGTTGTGTTCTTATTGCAAAACGGCAAACCGCAGGGCGGGGCCGCAGCGGACGGAATTTTTATTCTCCGGACGGCGGATTATATATGAGCATTCTCCTGCGTCCCAAGACAAGAGGGTTTGATGCAACGACCGCAACTGCTGCTGCGGCAGTGGCGGTGGCAAAATCCATCGGAAAACGGGCGGGTATTAAATGGGTCAACGACGTTTTAATCGATGAAAAAAAGGTCTGCGGTATTTTGACCGAGGCGGTTTTCGGCGCGGGCACAAAACCGGAATATGTGATTGTCGGCATAGGTATCAATTGTTATGAGCCTGCAGGCGGATTTCCTGATGAAATCAAAAATATCGCCGGCGCCGTATTTCAAGAGGAAGAAGGCGATCCCGAACGGCTGCGTCAAACGGTGCTCAATACGTTCTTTGAATTGTATTCCGGTGGAAAGACAAAAATCGGACGGGAATACCGCGAACGCTGCGTAACGCTGGGAAAGCGCATTGAAGTCCAGCGGGGGGAGGAGATTGTCAGCGGTACGGCGGTGGCGATCGGGGATGATTTTAAACTGCTTTTACGTACGGATGCCGGCAAGGTTGTCTGGATGTGTTCGGGTGAAATTCGCGCGTAA
- a CDS encoding nucleotidyltransferase domain-containing protein, with protein MAAADFLPKRERTLVLRCIEQMRGLEGVAKIVLFGSYAKGTANAQSDIDIAVFFDIKKNCLLDEYRKLVNICTDPEKEIQVQAFTLDELEDPCGIVEEIVHHGIELTA; from the coding sequence ATGGCCGCAGCCGACTTCCTACCGAAGAGAGAGAGAACGCTGGTCTTGCGGTGTATCGAACAAATGAGAGGTCTTGAAGGCGTGGCAAAGATTGTGCTTTTCGGTTCCTACGCAAAAGGTACTGCGAACGCACAGAGCGATATCGACATCGCAGTGTTCTTTGATATCAAAAAGAACTGCCTTCTGGATGAATACAGAAAACTGGTCAACATCTGCACGGATCCGGAAAAAGAAATACAGGTCCAAGCGTTCACGCTTGACGAACTCGAAGACCCGTGCGGAATCGTAGAAGAGATTGTACATCACGGCATTGAGCTGACAGCATAG
- a CDS encoding A24 family peptidase produces the protein MLQTIITTICCALLGAVLSYPVLLLNRQLLKNRGLESKEGKAEHIVLPIIMGLFGAVIGWRIGLTWETLYLYLVLFVCGSISCIDARHRIIPNELVFALLALTIAFGAAGVTTIDWLSSLGGFAACFVLFLLPALFSKKVGAGDIKLAAAMGFCVGLMGSLYAITMMGILVLIYVAVQFRIPIVQRLKTMVPMGPFLAIALIAVSLLS, from the coding sequence ATGCTCCAAACCATCATCACAACCATCTGCTGCGCACTGCTCGGTGCCGTGCTGTCCTATCCGGTTTTATTGCTCAACAGACAGCTGCTTAAGAATCGCGGTCTCGAGTCCAAAGAAGGCAAAGCGGAGCATATCGTCCTCCCGATCATCATGGGTCTGTTCGGAGCCGTTATCGGCTGGCGTATCGGCCTGACCTGGGAAACCCTCTACTTATATCTTGTCCTGTTCGTTTGCGGCTCCATCAGCTGCATCGACGCCAGACACCGAATCATTCCCAACGAGTTGGTCTTTGCTCTTTTGGCACTGACCATTGCATTCGGCGCAGCCGGTGTCACAACGATCGACTGGCTCTCCTCACTCGGCGGATTCGCCGCCTGCTTCGTGCTCTTCCTGCTTCCGGCATTGTTTTCCAAAAAAGTCGGCGCGGGCGATATCAAACTCGCCGCTGCAATGGGCTTCTGTGTCGGACTGATGGGCAGTTTATATGCGATCACCATGATGGGCATTCTGGTTTTAATCTATGTCGCGGTCCAGTTTCGAATTCCGATCGTTCAACGGTTAAAAACCATGGTTCCGATGGGTCCGTTTCTGGCCATTGCGCTCATCGCGGTGTCCCTGTTGTCGTAA
- a CDS encoding Flp family type IVb pilin translates to MLKKFFNDENGQGMVEYGLIIALVAVAVIVAITALGDNIKGIFNKAGSELSTAITSSSAT, encoded by the coding sequence ATGTTGAAAAAATTCTTTAACGACGAAAACGGTCAGGGTATGGTCGAATACGGTCTGATCATCGCACTCGTCGCGGTCGCGGTCATCGTAGCCATCACGGCACTCGGCGACAATATCAAAGGCATCTTCAACAAAGCGGGAAGTGAGCTCAGCACCGCCATTACTTCCTCGTCAGCCACCTAA
- a CDS encoding Flp family type IVb pilin translates to MLKEFFNDESGQGMVEYGLIIALVAVAVIVAITALGDSLKGIFNKAASELSDAITSA, encoded by the coding sequence ATGCTGAAAGAATTCTTCAACGACGAAAGCGGTCAGGGCATGGTCGAATACGGCCTGATCATCGCACTCGTCGCGGTTGCGGTCATCGTAGCCATCACGGCACTCGGCGACAGCCTTAAAGGCATCTTTAACAAAGCGGCCAGCGAACTCAGCGACGCCATCACATCGGCTTAA
- a CDS encoding TadE/TadG family type IV pilus assembly protein encodes MNKQFLKNKIRHCESGQSMVEMALITPVLLLLLCGIIEFGILFGNQLTIQNDSREAARYASIHATETDVEDSIAEMLGTDALTSDKTVTISFTDSSHKTGYVTVTVTTIAPAITPIGYMFFEDGEKELVSATTMKVE; translated from the coding sequence ATGAATAAGCAATTTCTCAAAAACAAAATAAGGCATTGCGAAAGCGGTCAATCGATGGTAGAGATGGCGCTTATCACCCCGGTTCTGCTCCTCTTGCTGTGTGGTATCATCGAATTCGGAATTCTGTTCGGAAACCAGCTCACGATCCAAAATGACTCACGCGAGGCTGCTCGTTATGCATCCATCCATGCGACCGAAACCGATGTGGAAGATTCAATCGCTGAAATGCTCGGAACAGATGCGCTCACGTCCGACAAAACCGTTACCATCAGTTTTACCGATTCATCTCATAAAACCGGATATGTGACCGTTACAGTCACAACCATAGCCCCGGCGATCACGCCGATCGGATATATGTTTTTTGAAGACGGAGAAAAAGAACTCGTCTCCGCCACGACCATGAAGGTCGAATAA
- a CDS encoding HEPN domain-containing protein, giving the protein MNKSEKYGYWIMLTNYDLETIGPLVQSERWVYVVSLCQTAIERQLKGMYVYYYDSEAPKTHNINFLFSKLIAKMTFSNETDKKRFEEGKKSCEDFLVDLSYYYISDYPFSYKNITSRFVSRESAMNILERTKKQIQWLRSFLWEIQLTQAPNRNRLVDLKTVE; this is encoded by the coding sequence ATGAATAAATCCGAAAAATACGGTTATTGGATTATGCTGACCAATTATGATCTGGAAACGATCGGTCCGCTGGTACAGAGCGAACGATGGGTTTATGTCGTCAGTTTATGCCAAACCGCAATTGAACGCCAACTCAAGGGCATGTATGTTTATTATTATGACAGTGAAGCGCCCAAAACGCACAACATCAATTTTCTGTTCTCAAAACTCATTGCGAAAATGACGTTTTCAAATGAAACCGACAAAAAGCGTTTTGAAGAAGGAAAGAAAAGCTGCGAAGATTTCTTAGTTGACCTGTCCTACTACTACATATCCGACTATCCCTTCTCCTACAAAAACATCACGTCGCGGTTTGTCAGCCGTGAATCCGCAATGAATATTCTTGAGCGCACAAAAAAGCAAATCCAATGGCTGCGCTCCTTCCTTTGGGAAATTCAATTAACACAAGCGCCCAACCGTAATCGTCTTGTCGATTTAAAAACAGTTGAATAA